The Meiothermus cerbereus DSM 11376 genome includes a region encoding these proteins:
- a CDS encoding HepT-like ribonuclease domain-containing protein translates to MQDILEAAARIRRYTQGLVFEEFDQNELVLDACIRNFLVIGEAVKQIPDELRLKQPEIPWRVIAGMRDVLVHAYFSADSRVLWDVIENELKPLEQAIGKMLASEASR, encoded by the coding sequence TTGCAGGATATTCTCGAGGCTGCGGCACGCATCCGCCGCTACACTCAGGGGCTGGTATTTGAGGAGTTTGACCAAAATGAACTGGTTTTAGATGCATGTATTCGCAATTTTTTGGTCATAGGTGAGGCAGTTAAGCAAATCCCCGACGAGCTGCGCCTCAAGCAGCCCGAAATTCCGTGGCGTGTCATTGCGGGGATGCGCGATGTGCTGGTTCATGCTTATTTCTCTGCGGATAGCCGGGTGCTTTGGGATGTGATTGAGAATGAACTCAAGCCTCTGGAGCAGGCCATTGGAAAGATGCTTGCTAGTGAGGCTTCTAGGTAG
- the argJ gene encoding bifunctional glutamate N-acetyltransferase/amino-acid acetyltransferase ArgJ — MRLPIGFRAGATQAGIKPSGKPDLALLISGRPCNWAYVGTLNKAAAPCVARGRMLLASGQALQAVVVNAGNANCATGEHGVWADRRMAELVAAQQQLVPELVLTASTGVIGQPLPVEKIEAALPNIRLGPDIDPFMEAIMTTDLVPKMAEATLQGGARVVGVCKGSGMIAPNMATMLAYIVSDAAVSQEELRRGWQGVVDRSFNQVTVDTDTSTNDMAVLMTNGAAGPVDLKAFWQAVEQVCVELARKLARDGEGATKLLTVRVTGAKSDAEARKAALSVAASPLWKSAVYGNDPNWGRIMMALGKAGVALEVDKVRISLQGIPLYAGRVLEFDRTQASQAMQTEEVLVEADLGLGEGQGMAWGCDLTEGYVRINAHYTT; from the coding sequence ATGCGACTGCCCATTGGTTTTCGTGCGGGTGCAACCCAGGCTGGCATCAAGCCTTCGGGTAAGCCCGATCTGGCCCTTTTGATTTCGGGAAGGCCCTGTAACTGGGCTTATGTGGGAACGCTGAACAAAGCCGCCGCGCCCTGTGTGGCTCGAGGCCGCATGCTGCTGGCCTCCGGCCAGGCTTTGCAAGCCGTGGTGGTCAATGCGGGCAATGCCAACTGCGCTACCGGCGAACATGGGGTCTGGGCCGACCGGCGTATGGCCGAACTGGTGGCGGCGCAACAGCAGCTTGTGCCCGAGCTGGTGTTAACCGCCTCCACCGGGGTGATTGGGCAGCCATTGCCGGTGGAAAAAATAGAGGCTGCGCTACCCAACATTCGGCTGGGCCCAGACATCGACCCCTTCATGGAAGCCATCATGACCACCGACCTGGTGCCCAAAATGGCCGAGGCCACCCTGCAGGGTGGGGCGCGGGTGGTGGGGGTTTGTAAGGGCAGCGGGATGATTGCCCCCAACATGGCAACCATGCTGGCCTATATCGTCTCGGATGCGGCGGTCTCGCAAGAGGAATTGCGCCGGGGCTGGCAGGGGGTGGTGGACCGAAGCTTCAACCAGGTTACGGTGGACACCGACACCTCCACCAACGACATGGCTGTTTTGATGACCAACGGCGCGGCGGGGCCGGTAGACCTAAAGGCCTTCTGGCAGGCGGTGGAGCAGGTTTGTGTGGAACTGGCCCGCAAGCTAGCCCGCGATGGCGAGGGGGCTACCAAGCTCCTGACCGTCAGGGTTACGGGGGCCAAAAGCGATGCGGAAGCCCGTAAAGCGGCTTTGTCGGTAGCGGCCAGCCCCTTGTGGAAAAGCGCCGTTTACGGCAACGACCCCAACTGGGGCCGCATCATGATGGCCTTGGGCAAGGCCGGGGTGGCGCTCGAGGTGGATAAAGTTCGCATTTCCCTTCAAGGCATCCCCCTTTACGCCGGAAGGGTGCTCGAGTTCGACCGAACCCAGGCCAGCCAGGCCATGCAGACCGAAGAAGTGCTGGTAGAGGCCGATTTGGGGCTGGGTGAGGGCCAGGGAATGGCCTGGGGATGCGACCTGACCGAGGGCTATGTGCGAATAAATGCGCACTATACTACCTAA
- the argH gene encoding argininosuccinate lyase, translated as MSQDTAQKTWGGRFSEAPSKIAQEFNASWTFDRRLALVDIQGSLAHAAMLAQQGILTPEEEAQIRQGLLAVEQEILGGTFQWREELEDVHMNIEARLIELIGPVGGKLHTARSRNDQVATDLRLWVRGELTRLLEELKALRKVLVQEAEKYLEPPLILPGYTHLQRAMPVLLSHWFLAYYQMISRDAGRLQDALNRLNESPLGAAALAGTGFPIDRHATAQALGFARPMRNSMDAVASRDFVLEVLAALAIAQITLSRLAEEIVLYTTLEFGFATLPDAFSTGSSIMPQKKNADHAELIRGKAGRVLGSFVALATLTKGLPLTYNKDLQEDKEPLFDAVDTYRASVKLLAAMLPGLRWNPQIMFRAAESGFSLATELADYLAERGLPFREAHHVVGRIVRHCAEAGKELRDLSLSELQGFHPLFGEDALPLTRLETAIHRRRSYGGTAPEAVREALQVARLEVEE; from the coding sequence TTGAGCCAGGACACCGCTCAAAAAACCTGGGGAGGCCGCTTCAGCGAGGCCCCCAGCAAAATCGCGCAAGAGTTCAACGCCTCCTGGACCTTTGACCGTCGCTTGGCCCTGGTGGATATCCAGGGCTCGCTGGCCCATGCGGCCATGTTGGCCCAGCAGGGCATCCTTACCCCCGAGGAAGAGGCCCAGATTCGCCAGGGCCTTTTGGCGGTAGAGCAGGAGATTTTGGGGGGTACCTTTCAGTGGCGCGAAGAGCTGGAAGACGTGCACATGAACATTGAGGCCCGCCTGATCGAGCTTATTGGCCCGGTAGGGGGCAAGCTGCACACCGCCCGCAGCCGCAACGACCAGGTGGCCACCGACCTGCGCCTGTGGGTGCGGGGCGAGCTAACCCGACTGCTGGAGGAACTCAAGGCGCTGCGTAAGGTGCTGGTGCAGGAGGCCGAGAAGTACCTCGAGCCCCCCCTGATCCTTCCGGGCTACACCCATCTGCAACGGGCCATGCCGGTTTTGCTTTCGCACTGGTTTCTGGCCTACTACCAGATGATCTCCCGCGATGCAGGCCGCCTGCAGGACGCCCTGAACCGGCTCAACGAGTCGCCCCTGGGGGCCGCGGCCCTGGCCGGTACGGGCTTCCCCATCGACCGCCACGCCACCGCACAGGCCCTGGGCTTTGCCCGCCCCATGCGCAACTCCATGGATGCGGTGGCCTCGCGCGACTTTGTGCTCGAGGTGCTGGCGGCCCTGGCCATCGCTCAGATCACCCTCTCGCGCCTGGCCGAGGAGATTGTCCTCTACACCACCCTCGAGTTCGGCTTTGCCACCCTGCCCGACGCCTTTAGTACCGGCAGTTCGATCATGCCGCAGAAGAAAAATGCCGACCACGCCGAGCTGATCCGGGGCAAGGCGGGCCGGGTGCTGGGCAGCTTCGTGGCCCTGGCCACCCTCACCAAGGGCCTGCCCCTGACCTACAACAAAGACCTGCAGGAGGACAAAGAGCCCCTCTTCGATGCGGTGGACACCTACCGGGCCTCGGTCAAGCTGCTGGCCGCCATGCTGCCGGGCCTGCGCTGGAACCCCCAGATCATGTTCCGGGCCGCCGAGTCGGGCTTCTCGCTGGCTACCGAGCTGGCCGACTATCTGGCTGAACGGGGCTTGCCCTTCCGCGAAGCTCATCACGTGGTCGGGCGTATCGTGCGGCACTGCGCCGAAGCGGGCAAGGAACTGCGCGACTTGAGCCTGTCCGAGTTGCAAGGTTTTCACCCCTTATTTGGCGAGGACGCCCTGCCGCTCACCCGCCTGGAGACGGCCATCCACCGACGACGAAGCTACGGCGGTACAGCACCCGAAGCGGTGCGGGAAGCCCTGCAGGTAGCGCGGCTCGAGGTCGAAGAATGA
- a CDS encoding N-acetyltransferase: MNTIEIGTTVLPRVRWDANVELRKARMKDVDPIYTLIKYWAERGLMLVRSHNHLYENLRDFFVLEDEDGQIVGSGALHILWHDIAEVRGLAIHPDRQGQGLGRWIALAAEREAKDLGIPQIFAWTLQVKFFTNLGYQVTTREALPPKVFAECSACPFYDNCREIGVTKVLDVENAYKRV, translated from the coding sequence ATGAACACCATTGAGATTGGAACCACCGTGTTGCCCAGGGTGCGGTGGGATGCCAATGTGGAGCTGCGCAAGGCCCGCATGAAGGATGTAGACCCCATCTACACCCTCATCAAGTACTGGGCCGAGCGGGGCCTGATGCTGGTACGCAGCCACAACCACCTATACGAAAATCTGCGCGACTTTTTTGTGCTGGAAGACGAAGACGGCCAGATCGTGGGCAGCGGGGCCCTGCACATCCTCTGGCACGACATCGCCGAGGTGCGGGGTCTGGCCATCCACCCCGACCGCCAGGGGCAGGGCCTGGGCCGCTGGATTGCCCTGGCCGCCGAGCGTGAGGCCAAGGACCTGGGCATCCCCCAGATTTTTGCCTGGACGCTGCAGGTCAAGTTCTTCACCAACCTGGGCTACCAGGTGACCACCCGCGAGGCCCTGCCCCCCAAGGTGTTTGCCGAGTGCAGCGCCTGCCCCTTTTACGACAACTGCCGCGAGATTGGGGTGACCAAGGTGCTGGACGTCGAAAATGCCTATAAGCGGGTCTGA
- the carA gene encoding glutamine-hydrolyzing carbamoyl-phosphate synthase small subunit: MRERAVLVLEDGTAYHGYAFGHRGKSVGEVVFNTAQTGYQEILTDPSYHGQIVVMTYPHQGNYGVNVFDMESNRPWVRGFVAREFSKYTAGPRAQQSLEEFMRDTGVIGLEGIDTRALVRKIREGGVMKGVIAHATHFGSPGYRFTPEDLAALREEARKWTDIDGRDMTPEVSTPLPYQFPTFKGQRRVVVMDFGIKHAQMRYMAELGFELIVVPGKTSPAQIMALEPHGLFVSNGPGDPSMPRYAHETLWKLMGLLPTFGICLGHQLLGLAAGGRTFKLKFGHRGANHPVKNLLTGKIEITSQNHGYAVDPDSLKDFKPTHINLNDGTLEGMAHLRYPVFSVQYHPEACPGPHDSIYLFHRFLEEVDAFNGLTGVPVEKARVGGLGI; this comes from the coding sequence ATGAGAGAACGCGCAGTGCTGGTACTCGAGGATGGCACCGCCTACCACGGCTACGCCTTTGGTCACCGGGGTAAGAGCGTGGGAGAGGTGGTGTTCAACACCGCCCAGACCGGCTACCAGGAAATCCTGACCGACCCCAGCTACCACGGCCAGATCGTGGTGATGACCTACCCCCACCAGGGCAACTACGGGGTGAATGTTTTCGACATGGAGTCCAACCGGCCCTGGGTGCGGGGCTTTGTGGCGCGGGAGTTCAGCAAATACACCGCCGGCCCCCGCGCCCAGCAGAGCCTGGAAGAGTTTATGCGCGATACCGGGGTGATTGGCCTCGAGGGCATCGATACCCGGGCCCTGGTGCGCAAAATCCGCGAGGGCGGGGTGATGAAAGGGGTGATTGCCCATGCCACCCACTTCGGTTCGCCCGGCTACCGCTTTACCCCCGAAGACCTGGCCGCCCTGCGCGAAGAGGCCCGCAAATGGACCGATATTGACGGGCGGGACATGACCCCAGAGGTCTCCACTCCGCTGCCCTACCAGTTCCCTACCTTCAAGGGGCAGCGCCGGGTGGTGGTGATGGACTTTGGCATCAAGCACGCCCAGATGCGCTACATGGCCGAGCTAGGCTTCGAGCTGATTGTGGTGCCGGGCAAGACCAGCCCCGCGCAGATCATGGCCCTGGAGCCCCACGGCCTCTTCGTCTCCAACGGCCCCGGCGACCCCAGCATGCCCCGCTACGCCCACGAGACCCTCTGGAAGCTGATGGGCTTGTTGCCCACCTTTGGCATCTGCCTGGGCCACCAGCTCTTGGGCCTGGCCGCAGGGGGGCGCACCTTCAAGCTCAAGTTTGGGCATCGGGGGGCCAACCACCCGGTTAAGAACCTGCTCACCGGCAAGATCGAGATCACCAGCCAGAACCACGGCTACGCGGTAGACCCCGACTCCCTCAAAGACTTCAAGCCCACCCACATCAACCTGAACGACGGGACGCTGGAAGGCATGGCCCACCTGCGCTACCCGGTCTTTAGCGTGCAGTACCACCCCGAGGCCTGCCCCGGCCCGCACGACTCGATCTACCTGTTCCACCGCTTTTTGGAAGAGGTGGACGCTTTCAACGGCCTGACCGGGGTGCCGGTGGAGAAGGCGCGGGTGGGCGGTCTGGGGATTTGA
- a CDS encoding metal ABC transporter ATP-binding protein, whose amino-acid sequence MTTHPNQAAPHWRLGAPSPLSVRDLTVVYREKPALWDVDLEIPAGQLCAIVGPNGAGKSTLIKAVLGLVPRASGQVRFFGQSLAQARKRIGYVPQRGSVDWDFPTSVLDVVMMGLYGKLGWFRRPGPREREAALRCLGQVSLLEYAHRQISQLSGGQQQRVFLARALAQDADLYFMDEPFAGVDAVTEEAILRVLHELKGHGKTVVIVHHDLQTVRDYFDHLTLLNVQVIASGAMDETFTPENLKRTYGERMRWGEGEAKETP is encoded by the coding sequence GTGACCACGCATCCCAACCAAGCCGCCCCGCACTGGAGGCTGGGGGCCCCCAGCCCCCTCAGCGTGCGTGACCTTACCGTGGTCTACCGCGAGAAACCCGCCCTGTGGGATGTGGATCTGGAAATCCCGGCGGGGCAGCTATGCGCCATTGTGGGCCCCAACGGTGCGGGCAAGTCCACCCTGATTAAGGCCGTGCTGGGGCTGGTACCCAGAGCCTCGGGACAGGTTCGCTTCTTTGGTCAAAGCCTGGCGCAGGCCCGCAAACGCATTGGCTATGTGCCGCAGCGGGGGTCGGTAGACTGGGACTTCCCCACCAGTGTGCTGGACGTGGTGATGATGGGGCTTTATGGCAAGCTGGGGTGGTTCAGGCGGCCCGGCCCGCGCGAGCGTGAGGCCGCCCTGCGCTGTTTGGGGCAGGTCTCGCTGCTCGAGTACGCCCATCGGCAGATCTCGCAGCTATCCGGCGGCCAACAGCAACGGGTATTCCTGGCCCGGGCTCTGGCCCAGGACGCCGACCTCTACTTTATGGATGAGCCCTTTGCCGGAGTAGACGCCGTTACCGAGGAAGCCATCCTGCGTGTGCTGCACGAACTTAAAGGGCACGGCAAAACCGTCGTGATAGTCCACCACGACCTTCAAACCGTGCGCGACTACTTCGACCACCTGACCCTGCTTAACGTGCAGGTGATCGCCAGCGGAGCTATGGACGAGACCTTCACACCTGAGAACCTGAAACGAACCTATGGCGAGCGGATGCGCTGGGGAGAGGGGGAAGCTAAGGAAACACCCTGA
- a CDS encoding argininosuccinate synthase has translation MKIVLAYSGGLDTSIILKWLIENYNAEVITFTADIGQGEEVEEARVKALQTGASKAYALDLREEFVRDFVYPMLRSGALYEGYYLLGTSIARPLIAKHLVRIAQEENAEAISHGATGKGNDQVRFELTAYALKPDIKVIAPWREWNLVSRPQMMEYAAMHGIPVPTTLEKPYSVDSNLLHNSFEGGVLEDPWAEPPAGMFRLTQDPWRAPDEPELVEIQVEGGDVVAVNGERLSPALLLAKLNQIGGRHGIGRVDLVENRFVGMKSRGVYETPGGTLMYHARRAVESLTLDREVMHQRDQLGVKYAELVYNGFWFAPEREALQAYMDHVAKSVTGTVRFKLYKGNIIMVGRISPLSLYDKSLVSFDEKGGYNQADADGFIKLNSLRLRVRAKAQPKD, from the coding sequence ATGAAAATCGTGCTTGCATACTCCGGCGGCCTGGACACCAGCATCATCCTGAAGTGGCTCATTGAAAACTACAACGCCGAGGTCATCACCTTCACCGCCGACATCGGCCAGGGCGAGGAAGTAGAGGAAGCCCGGGTCAAGGCCCTCCAGACCGGCGCTAGCAAGGCCTATGCCCTGGATTTGCGCGAGGAGTTCGTGCGCGACTTTGTCTACCCTATGCTGCGTTCCGGTGCGCTGTACGAGGGCTACTACCTGCTGGGTACCTCCATTGCCCGGCCCCTGATCGCCAAGCACCTGGTGCGGATCGCCCAGGAAGAAAATGCCGAGGCCATCTCCCACGGGGCTACCGGCAAGGGCAACGACCAGGTGCGCTTCGAACTGACCGCCTACGCGCTCAAGCCCGACATCAAGGTGATTGCCCCCTGGCGCGAGTGGAACCTGGTGAGCCGGCCCCAGATGATGGAGTATGCCGCCATGCACGGGATTCCGGTGCCCACCACCCTCGAGAAGCCCTACAGCGTAGACTCCAACCTGCTGCATAACTCCTTCGAGGGCGGGGTGCTGGAAGACCCCTGGGCCGAGCCGCCCGCGGGGATGTTCCGTCTGACCCAGGACCCCTGGCGTGCTCCCGACGAGCCCGAGCTGGTGGAGATTCAGGTTGAAGGCGGTGATGTGGTGGCCGTCAACGGTGAGCGTCTTTCCCCGGCTCTTCTACTGGCCAAGCTCAACCAAATTGGTGGGCGGCACGGCATCGGGCGGGTAGACCTGGTGGAAAACCGCTTTGTGGGGATGAAGTCGCGCGGGGTTTACGAAACCCCTGGCGGCACCCTGATGTACCACGCCCGGCGGGCGGTGGAGAGCCTCACCCTCGACCGCGAGGTGATGCACCAGCGCGACCAGCTTGGGGTCAAGTACGCCGAGCTGGTCTACAACGGTTTCTGGTTCGCCCCCGAGCGGGAGGCCCTGCAGGCCTACATGGATCACGTGGCCAAGAGCGTTACCGGTACGGTGCGCTTCAAGCTATACAAGGGCAATATCATTATGGTTGGGCGCATCTCGCCCCTCTCACTTTACGATAAGAGCCTGGTTTCCTTCGATGAGAAAGGCGGCTACAACCAGGCCGATGCCGACGGCTTCATCAAGCTCAACTCGCTGCGGCTGCGGGTGCGGGCCAAGGCCCAGCCCAAGGACTGA
- a CDS encoding metal ABC transporter permease, producing MSADLVIVLTAILVSVASALVGTFLVLRRMALLADAISHAVLPGIVLAYWLSGGGRATPTALLGAAAAGLVTVTLVEWLTRSGKVKNDAAIGIVFPALFSLGVLVVSLYFRQVHLDLDAVLYGEIAYAPFNTLTLWGQEIPESWLMMGSLTLLNLLFVLLFYKELKLSTFDPGLAAALGFAPGALHYGLMTLVSLTSVGAFQSVGAILIVAFLIIPPATAYLLTQRLPVMLGLAVGVGVVSSLVGYGLAIWFDASIAGMMATVAGVCFALAFLFSPLEGLLTTRLRRKAERLEVAACLLVAHLAHHDQAVSDQEVLEEFGWNPRFLQQAKEKALQAGWLEVFQEGLRPSPAGLAIVASRAPHKKCL from the coding sequence ATGAGCGCCGATCTGGTTATCGTACTAACCGCCATTTTGGTCTCTGTGGCCTCGGCCCTGGTAGGCACTTTTCTGGTGTTGCGCCGCATGGCCCTTCTGGCCGATGCCATCTCCCATGCGGTGCTGCCGGGCATCGTACTGGCCTACTGGCTTTCTGGCGGTGGACGGGCAACCCCAACCGCCTTACTGGGGGCTGCGGCTGCTGGCCTGGTAACCGTAACCCTGGTAGAGTGGCTCACCCGCAGCGGTAAGGTCAAAAACGACGCCGCCATCGGAATTGTCTTCCCTGCCCTGTTTAGCCTGGGGGTGCTGGTGGTTTCGCTTTATTTCCGCCAGGTGCACCTCGACCTCGACGCAGTGCTCTACGGCGAAATTGCCTACGCCCCCTTCAACACCCTGACCCTGTGGGGCCAGGAAATCCCCGAGTCCTGGCTGATGATGGGGTCGCTAACCCTGCTTAACCTGCTCTTTGTGCTGCTGTTTTACAAAGAGCTCAAGCTTTCCACCTTCGACCCCGGCCTGGCCGCCGCACTGGGCTTTGCTCCTGGAGCGCTGCACTACGGGCTGATGACCCTGGTCTCGCTTACCTCGGTGGGCGCCTTCCAGTCGGTAGGAGCCATACTGATTGTGGCCTTCCTGATTATTCCCCCCGCCACCGCCTATCTGCTCACCCAGCGCCTGCCGGTCATGCTGGGCCTGGCGGTGGGGGTGGGGGTGGTTTCCAGCCTGGTGGGCTATGGGTTGGCCATCTGGTTCGATGCTTCCATAGCTGGCATGATGGCCACTGTAGCCGGCGTCTGTTTTGCCCTGGCCTTCTTGTTTTCACCCCTGGAAGGCCTGCTCACTACCCGGCTGCGCCGGAAGGCTGAGCGCCTCGAGGTGGCCGCCTGCCTGCTGGTGGCCCACCTGGCCCACCACGACCAGGCGGTCTCCGACCAAGAGGTACTGGAGGAGTTTGGCTGGAACCCCCGCTTTTTGCAGCAGGCCAAGGAAAAAGCCCTGCAAGCCGGCTGGCTCGAGGTGTTCCAGGAAGGCCTACGCCCAAGCCCTGCTGGCCTGGCCATAGTCGCAAGCCGCGCGCCTCATAAGAAATGTCTTTGA
- a CDS encoding nucleotidyltransferase family protein, which produces MTLAELQNVLRQHLAELRTFGVQKLYVAGSVARGEARPGSDVDFVVELERYTLRDFVGLKLALEDWLGVAVDLTTLRSLKPQLRKELEGDLRRVA; this is translated from the coding sequence GTGACGCTTGCAGAGCTGCAAAATGTCCTGCGCCAACACCTAGCCGAACTGCGTACTTTTGGTGTTCAAAAGCTGTATGTTGCGGGTTCGGTGGCCAGGGGTGAAGCACGGCCCGGCAGCGACGTTGATTTTGTGGTTGAACTGGAGCGCTACACGTTGCGTGATTTTGTGGGGCTTAAGCTGGCGCTCGAGGATTGGCTTGGCGTGGCTGTTGATTTGACTACCCTAAGAAGCCTCAAACCGCAGCTTCGTAAGGAACTCGAGGGAGACCTGAGGCGTGTCGCGTAG
- a CDS encoding alpha/beta hydrolase, giving the protein MGYSAQTQVWKPHPTGPGHTVVGEVLVYKDMRSPQLGNKRDILVYLPPSYRKSSRHYPVLYMHDGQNIFDEATSYVGEWQVDESMEMLAQEGLEAIVVGIPNMGVERLGEYSPFRDPKHGGGKGDKYLKFLVETVKPFIDDEFRTLPGREHTGVMGSSMGGFISLCAYYLHPEVFGLAGVVSPAFWFADGAIYSFVERAQQVPGRLYMDVGFREITLSHVSSRRYLEGVRRMHRLLLQKGWQPGQDYLYLEDPEGVHNEGHWARRFPEMIRFLFGGKATQQ; this is encoded by the coding sequence ATGGGCTATTCTGCTCAAACACAAGTATGGAAGCCGCACCCTACCGGCCCCGGCCACACCGTGGTGGGCGAGGTGCTGGTGTACAAAGACATGCGCAGCCCCCAGCTGGGCAACAAGCGCGACATTCTGGTCTACCTTCCCCCTTCCTACCGCAAGAGCAGCCGCCACTACCCGGTGCTCTACATGCACGACGGCCAGAACATCTTCGACGAGGCCACCAGCTACGTGGGCGAGTGGCAGGTGGACGAGAGCATGGAAATGCTGGCCCAGGAGGGCCTGGAAGCCATAGTGGTGGGCATTCCCAACATGGGGGTGGAGCGCCTGGGCGAATACAGCCCCTTCCGCGACCCCAAGCACGGTGGCGGCAAGGGCGACAAATACCTCAAGTTTTTGGTCGAAACCGTCAAACCCTTTATAGACGACGAGTTTCGTACCCTGCCGGGCCGTGAGCATACCGGTGTAATGGGCTCTTCGATGGGCGGTTTTATCAGTTTGTGCGCCTATTACCTGCACCCCGAGGTTTTTGGCCTGGCGGGCGTGGTAAGCCCGGCCTTCTGGTTTGCCGACGGGGCCATCTACAGCTTTGTCGAGAGGGCGCAGCAGGTGCCGGGCAGGCTCTATATGGACGTGGGCTTTCGTGAGATTACCCTTTCCCACGTGAGCAGCCGCCGTTATCTGGAGGGGGTGCGCCGCATGCACCGCTTGTTGCTGCAAAAAGGCTGGCAGCCCGGCCAGGACTACCTGTACCTGGAAGACCCGGAAGGGGTACATAACGAGGGCCACTGGGCGCGGCGTTTTCCTGAGATGATACGGTTTTTGTTTGGAGGTAAGGCTACGCAGCAGTAA
- a CDS encoding GNAT family N-acetyltransferase encodes MSALVQIRPATPADAEAVAQVVRRAWADRVAPDSSGHQESPAQVRADLERGYAWVALDGEAVVGTVRLVRHPHPLERGVWEVKKLGVLPEYRQQGVAHRLMEAVFRQAFELRARELRLAVRHDQPKLLKWYTQFGFSYDPSLRYSTPNPKTPAPFVMSKKLEVLS; translated from the coding sequence ATGTCCGCCCTGGTGCAGATTCGCCCTGCCACCCCCGCCGATGCGGAGGCCGTGGCCCAGGTGGTGCGCCGGGCCTGGGCCGACCGGGTGGCCCCCGACTCCTCCGGTCACCAAGAAAGCCCCGCGCAGGTACGGGCCGACCTCGAGCGTGGCTATGCCTGGGTGGCGCTGGACGGGGAAGCGGTGGTGGGTACAGTACGGCTGGTGCGGCATCCGCACCCGCTGGAGCGGGGGGTGTGGGAGGTCAAAAAACTGGGGGTGCTTCCTGAGTACCGCCAGCAAGGGGTGGCTCATCGGCTGATGGAAGCTGTGTTCCGCCAGGCCTTTGAGCTTCGGGCCAGGGAGCTGCGCCTGGCCGTGCGCCACGACCAGCCCAAACTGCTGAAGTGGTACACCCAGTTTGGTTTTTCCTACGATCCCAGCCTGCGCTACAGCACACCCAACCCCAAAACCCCAGCGCCATTTGTGATGTCGAAAAAGCTCGAGGTGCTATCGTGA
- a CDS encoding iron chelate uptake ABC transporter family permease subunit gives MSDLLLIFTDYTLRNVALGSAILGVVGGVLGTFAVLRRQSLMGDVLAHAALPGICLAFILTGSKTPLILLLGGGLAGWLAALLVLAVLRHSRLPEDSALGVMLSSFFGFGVALLTFIQHSNNASQAGLDHFIFGQAATIVASDVLNFVVLGGIALLCVGLFYKEFKLLSFDPAYAHSLGLPVQGLSTLLTSLTVLAVMVGLQTVGVVLMAAMLIAPAAAARQWTDRLSNMIGLSALFGALAGVSGALISASRENLPTGPLVVLTMSAILLISLLLAPQRGLVWDWVRTLQNRRRVRLERLLLEAQMLHQHQPLTPQALALHRHESQSAAQQHLEELQSRGWLEPGQQGFRLTPAGQQKAQELEQAMRVLPKSAEDR, from the coding sequence ATGTCCGATTTGCTGCTTATCTTCACCGACTACACCCTGCGCAACGTGGCGCTGGGCTCGGCCATACTGGGTGTGGTGGGCGGGGTGCTGGGCACTTTTGCCGTGTTACGCCGCCAGAGTCTGATGGGAGACGTGCTGGCCCATGCGGCGCTGCCGGGCATCTGCCTGGCTTTCATCCTTACCGGCAGCAAAACCCCGCTAATTTTGCTTTTAGGTGGGGGCCTGGCTGGCTGGCTGGCGGCCTTGCTGGTGCTGGCCGTTTTGCGGCACAGCCGCCTGCCCGAAGACTCGGCCTTAGGGGTAATGCTGAGCAGCTTTTTTGGGTTCGGTGTGGCCCTGCTTACCTTTATCCAGCACAGCAACAACGCCAGCCAGGCCGGGCTGGATCACTTTATTTTCGGGCAGGCCGCTACCATCGTGGCCTCGGATGTGTTGAACTTTGTGGTGCTGGGCGGAATTGCTCTCTTGTGTGTGGGCCTTTTCTACAAAGAGTTCAAACTGCTCTCCTTCGACCCCGCCTACGCCCACAGCCTGGGGCTGCCGGTGCAGGGCCTCAGCACCCTGCTCACCTCGCTAACGGTGCTGGCAGTCATGGTAGGGCTACAGACCGTAGGGGTGGTCTTGATGGCCGCCATGCTGATCGCACCGGCGGCAGCCGCCCGCCAGTGGACCGACCGGCTCAGCAACATGATTGGGCTCTCGGCGCTGTTTGGGGCCCTGGCCGGGGTTAGCGGAGCCCTGATCTCGGCCAGCCGCGAAAACCTGCCCACCGGCCCGCTGGTGGTGCTTACCATGAGCGCGATTCTGCTGATCTCACTCCTGCTGGCCCCACAACGGGGACTGGTGTGGGACTGGGTACGTACCCTGCAAAACCGCCGCCGGGTTCGCCTCGAGCGCCTGCTGTTGGAAGCCCAGATGCTCCACCAGCACCAGCCCCTCACCCCCCAGGCCCTGGCGCTACACCGGCATGAATCGCAATCGGCGGCCCAGCAACACCTGGAGGAACTACAGTCGCGCGGCTGGCTCGAGCCAGGCCAGCAAGGCTTCCGCCTGACCCCGGCGGGCCAGCAAAAAGCCCAGGAGCTCGAGCAAGCCATGCGGGTCTTGCCCAAATCCGCTGAGGACAGGTGA